The proteins below are encoded in one region of Streptomyces marianii:
- the cpaB gene encoding Flp pilus assembly protein CpaB encodes MNSRQRRGVILLLLSVLCAFGAFAGVLSVISDVNSKVGPEVAAYRVKSDVAPYQALQPNQFEKITMPKRWLSENAVTDVSVVDGKVAVTQLKKGSLLQDDMFVKRPALDRDEQEIAIMIDAATGVAGKIRAGDSVNIYATFAADDQGGAKAQSRVIVPNARVIDVGRLTALEPKGDDRRGALREAVPITFALNTKDVQRVAYAESFAVNVRLALLADGGSTQLRPGEGTYTLEGDK; translated from the coding sequence ATGAATTCACGCCAACGCCGCGGCGTCATCCTGCTGCTCCTCTCGGTCCTGTGTGCCTTCGGCGCGTTCGCCGGTGTGCTCTCGGTGATCAGCGACGTGAATTCCAAGGTCGGGCCCGAGGTCGCCGCGTACCGGGTCAAGTCCGACGTCGCCCCGTACCAGGCACTTCAGCCGAACCAGTTCGAGAAGATCACCATGCCGAAGCGCTGGCTCTCCGAGAACGCGGTGACCGACGTCTCGGTCGTCGACGGGAAGGTGGCCGTCACCCAGCTCAAGAAGGGCTCGCTGCTCCAGGACGACATGTTCGTCAAGCGCCCGGCCCTCGACCGCGACGAGCAGGAGATAGCCATCATGATCGACGCCGCGACGGGCGTGGCGGGCAAGATCAGGGCCGGCGACTCCGTCAACATCTACGCCACCTTCGCCGCCGACGACCAGGGGGGTGCGAAGGCGCAGTCCCGCGTCATCGTTCCCAACGCCCGGGTCATCGACGTCGGCCGGCTCACCGCGCTCGAGCCCAAGGGGGACGACAGACGGGGCGCGCTGCGCGAGGCAGTCCCGATCACCTTCGCGCTCAACACCAAGGACGTCCAGCGCGTCGCATACGCCGAGTCGTTCGCCGTGAACGTGCGGCTGGCGCTGCTCGCGGACGGTGGTTCGACCCAACTGCGCCCGGGGGAGGGTACCTACACCCTCGAAGGGGACAAGTGA